GCCACTTGAGTTGCCAACTCTCTAGTAGGGGTCATAACTAAAACCTTGGCATTTAATTCTTTATTATCTGCTAGTTTTTCTATTAATGGTAAAGCGAAAGCTGCGGTCTTACCTGTTCCAGTTTGAGCTTGGCCTAATAAATCTCTGCCTAACATTAGTTCAGGAATTGCAGCTTTTTGAATAGGAGTTGGATTTTTATATCCTTTATTTCTTAATGAATTTAAGATCGACTGATTAAACCCAAAATCGAGAAATCCATTCTCATTATCATTTCCTTTTGATACTTCCAATGGTTTAGATTTAATTTCTGTTTTGTTTTCTAAATTCTTTATATCAAGAAGGGAAGTAGTATCATTCTGAGATTTTTCCTGCCCATTATCAAATGAGTTGCCATCTTTTTTTAAAGCCATTTTAAATGCCCAATGATCTTCTGATTAGGCATTCAACAAATATCTAAATTTACTTAAATTGTTGACTAGCCTTGCAGAGCCGAGTTATTAATCTAACATCTTGGGGTTAAAATCTTACTAATTTCTCAAAAATTTGATTTAATTTAAATAATATATATCTAGAAAATTTTTCGCTCTTGTAACAGCAGTATAAAGTAACCTCCTTTCAAAATTATCTCTGCAAAAGATATTTTCATCTTCTTTTTTCAATTCCATCTTATATTGATTTCTTCTATATTTTTGGGACCACAAAATGCTTACTTTCTCAGATTCACTTCCTTGAGATTTATGAATAGTAATGGCTATTGCTGGCACAACATTTTCTAAATTAGATGGATCAATTAATGCAACAATTTCTTCGTTATTATCATTAAATTTCCTAAAAAGATATTTTCTTTCATTTTTTAAACCTATAAGTACGCCGATATCTCCATTTGACAATCCAAGTTGATTATTATTTTTTGTGCACATGATCGGAACACCCTCGTTAAGAGTTTTGAGGTCATAAGGTTTTTTTTGACCAAAAACAATTTCATTCAAATATTCAACACTCCATATACCAGAATTTTTTTCACATAAAATCAAGTGACTTTGCAAATCCAGAAATATCTTATTTACTAAATCTTTTTCATTAAGCAATAAATTATGAATGCCCTCATCAAATATATATTTTTTTTTACTTAAATTTGAAGTTGAAAGATTTAACTTATTTAGATAACTTATAATTGAAAAAAATAGATTTTTTGGAATATCTTTATCTCTACTTTTTGTAATAGTAACTTCTTTTGATTTATTATCTTTTTCTAATTCATTTATCTTTTGATTAAGTAAAGAAGAATCATTATTAAATATCAAACTACTAATTAATGCTACATCTCCAATATTTCTATAAGTTTTATTTAAATTTACTACACAAGATTTAATTGAACTATTTTCACAATATTCAAACAAATAATTCCAGATAGAACAGTTATTTACTGGGGACAATTGATTTTTATCTCCAACTAAAATAATTTTACAGTCCTTTGCTAGTAAAATTAAAACTGATTCAATCAAATCAATATTAACCATTGACATTTCATCAATTATGAAAATATCAAGTTCTTTTAGTTTAAATTTCAACTTAAGAGATTTATTTTGCGAATTTAAAATCCATCTATGTAAAGTTTGAAATTCTATTTGATCTAGAAATTTACTAAAGGAAATATTTTTTTTATTATTAAGAGATTCTTTTAGACGAGCTGTAGCTTTACCCGTTGGAGCTGATAAACCAATATTTAAAAAGTTATCAATTTGAAGGAGTTCTAGTATTAAATTTATTATTAAAGTTGTTTTACCTGTGCCTGGTCCTCCTTGAAGGAAAACTAAGTTTGAATATTTAAATATATTCTTAATTTGATCAATTTTATTTTCATCTTTATAAATTATCGAATTCATTAAAATATCGTTATCTATTTTTTTTAAAAATGAATTAATAACCCTTTCTATCTTTGTTGACCATTTTGAAAGGGATAATTTTCTATCTACTAATACAAATGGTGAATTAAGAGAGCCTATCAAGCCTATATTTTTTAGAACATCTAGATGTATATTGGGCCAGCCATCTTCTAATATTTCAAAGATTATTAAACTATTATCTACATCAATAATAGTTTCACCGTTTTTTTCAAACTCTAATAAAATCCTTATTGTATCTTTTACGAAATTACCATATTTTTTTTCATTGAATTTGAAAATACTTGAGATTAAATTAAATATATGATCATATTGGAATTTTTCAATATCCCTAGTTGATTTAGTCATTCTAAAAAAGGTTATCTAAATAATTAATTCTCTTTAAAGGTGCATTACTAATAAAAACACCTGGAGATATATCTTTAGAATTAGACTTTTCAAATAATTCGAAGTCTGGCAATCCCTTTAAAAACAAATAAATATATCCGCCAAGATGTTGATGTGGTTGATAATTTTTAAGTCGCCACTTTAATAATCTATGCAATGCTAATAAATAAAGATGAGATTGCAAGGGATAATGATGTTTAATCATTTCATCTCTCATATTTTCATAGTTGTAGTTTATTGGTAAACAATCATTATTATCGCTTCCTGAAATCAAATTACTTTTCCAATCAATTACCCACCATTTACTATCTTCTAATGTATTACCTACAGGGAAAACACAATCAATACATCCTGAATGAAAGCCTTTATTCATAATTTGAAGATCATTTATTTTGTTTGAATATTCTTCACCAAATTCATATTCCGGATCTAAAAGAAAGCATTTTGATATATCATGAGAATTTATATTTCTACCTTCATAAGATAAAGTTAAATCATATTTAACCTCCTTAAGTAAGTATTGATTAGATATATCAACTAGTTTCGTGTTTTGTAATTCACTTCCTAAAGATATATTTATAATTCTTAAAATGGCATCTTTTACTTTAAAAGCCAAAGAAGAATCGATTTGATGAAAGATCAATTCCTCAATAATTAAATCAATTAATTCTTGATTATTATCGTTTCTAAATTCAAATCTTTCTATTATTTTATGCAAGCAAGTCCCAGCAATAGTTCCTCTAGGAAATTCACTTAAGGGATTTGGATAAGAAAAATAATTAGGAAAATTCTTTGATTTATTAAAATTAGAATCTTTGATAATTGATATATTATCTTCATAATCCTTATATTGATTAATGACTTCATCAATATTTTTATCTTTACGAATCCAAGAAGAATAGCTTGAATAAGAAATGAATTTATCAGAATTAAATTCTTTAGATATTTTTTTATTAACGTTATCTATTTTCCAAAGATTATTATTCAATCGGTTAGTTTGAAACTTAGGAAGAAATTCTTTAATTTTCTCTTTTTCTATCATATTTTCAAAAGTAGACTTATAAATATTTATATTTTCCAAATTATTAAATAAATCATTATTTAAAATATTATTTGTATCTTCTAAATCATTAAAAACTATAAGTTTATATTTGCTCCTTGTGAGGGCTACATAAATTAATCTCTCACTCTCTTTAAATAAATCTTCTTCTTCTATTAATTTAAATTTTTCAACCTTCGAGTAATTATTAGAAATATTAATATATATGTTTCTATCAATATTTGATTTCCAAATAGGTCCTTTAATTTTATTTGAGTTATTAGAAATAATTGAGAGATATGGACAAAGGACCATGTCAAATTCGAGTCCCTTACTACTATGGATAGTACAAAGATTAATTCCATTTTGAAGATTATAATCTTTCGTCAAAAAATCTTCTCCGGTACAAATTCTTAAAGAATGATCTAACTGATTTTTATACCAGTTGAAAACTTTATTGATATTAAAATCATTATTGATTAATTCTATTTCAACAATTTCTGCAAGTTGAAATAAATTCGAATTTAAATCTGAATCTTGAATAATCGATGATGACTTGTAATTTATAAGAAGTTCATTAACAATATTTAAAAACCCTTTTTCTCTTAGTTCCTGGGACCAAGTAATACATTTATTAATCAAAATTTCTAAATTATTACTAATTCCATCATCAAGTAATTCTTCTAATTCAATTTCTATAAATTTTGAAGCAGCAAGTAAAGTTATATTTTTAAAAAGCCTAGGATTTAATAAACAGTCAATGAATAAAAATAATAGAGAACTTGCTTCTGTATCAAAAATATTTTGTTTATTTTGAATTTTGCAAGGGAGGTTAAACTGATTTAATTTGTTTTTCAAATCTAAGCATTGAGAATTATTTAATGTAAGAATCGCAATTTTATTAATATCAATTTCTTTATTATTTAAAATAAAATTAACTATGTAATTGGTTACAATATCATCTACATCTGTCTCTTTTTTTGAAAATTCTACAATTTCAAATACATTCTTAAATTTAAATTCAGAATTAATATTTTCATTAATTCTAGAGGTTAATTTCCTATAGTTTAGTTTTGATTGTTTAAGTCCATTCTTATAAAGTTTATTAATAACATCCATTAACTTTTTAGAGGATCTATAGTTATCTGTAAGACTAAAAACTTCGATTGCATTAGATCTTGCATCTAAGTAAGTTTCAATATCTCCGCCCCTAAATTTGTAGATCGCTTGTTTTGGATCACCTACACAAAGTAAAAAATGATTATTTGTATTAAAGAACTTTTTTATTAAATTCCACTGAGTATTATCTGTATCTTGAAACTCATCTACTAAAACACATTTAAATCTTTTTTGAATTTTAGATTGAGTACTATTATTAGTAATTTCTGAATCTAGAAATTTATTTTCTACAGTCTTTATAAGATCATTGAAGTTAAAAATAGACAAACTTTTTTTTAATTCAATTAATTTTATATAAGC
The window above is part of the Prochlorococcus marinus CUG1415 genome. Proteins encoded here:
- a CDS encoding AAA family ATPase, coding for MTKSTRDIEKFQYDHIFNLISSIFKFNEKKYGNFVKDTIRILLEFEKNGETIIDVDNSLIIFEILEDGWPNIHLDVLKNIGLIGSLNSPFVLVDRKLSLSKWSTKIERVINSFLKKIDNDILMNSIIYKDENKIDQIKNIFKYSNLVFLQGGPGTGKTTLIINLILELLQIDNFLNIGLSAPTGKATARLKESLNNKKNISFSKFLDQIEFQTLHRWILNSQNKSLKLKFKLKELDIFIIDEMSMVNIDLIESVLILLAKDCKIILVGDKNQLSPVNNCSIWNYLFEYCENSSIKSCVVNLNKTYRNIGDVALISSLIFNNDSSLLNQKINELEKDNKSKEVTITKSRDKDIPKNLFFSIISYLNKLNLSTSNLSKKKYIFDEGIHNLLLNEKDLVNKIFLDLQSHLILCEKNSGIWSVEYLNEIVFGQKKPYDLKTLNEGVPIMCTKNNNQLGLSNGDIGVLIGLKNERKYLFRKFNDNNEEIVALIDPSNLENVVPAIAITIHKSQGSESEKVSILWSQKYRRNQYKMELKKEDENIFCRDNFERRLLYTAVTRAKNFLDIYYLN
- a CDS encoding UvrD-helicase domain-containing protein — protein: MDINQIKLDNKFKLIEASAGTGKSFTLAHIVLRNVLEKKIKPDEILLLSFTKNTCSELRDKILSRFKNLKLYLQNYNENKIDNTLKDWYLKFKEKEKSKDKIISEIDNFVNEFYKLQVTTFHAFCNYIIDEYSIEIGLTQDPYIENNIDNLYKDVIDNLWIEDFLTLHPQIISAVTKKKISSRFGSSINKSFFVEILKSIDQENICKFQINNKYKIIDLNSYFKEFLYFNWNEFCVEWNKKGKELFLNLIELGKLIKDCGGKSQIYAPKPRNNKFNQIIFWIEEINKSLDSKNVIDFLYDISNDDLLFKYFYKENISKEINKHNLKLDFTKFNSLQHKIYKIKEGLYTEFVRIFTQLAYIKLIELKKSLSIFNFNDLIKTVENKFLDSEITNNSTQSKIQKRFKCVLVDEFQDTDNTQWNLIKKFFNTNNHFLLCVGDPKQAIYKFRGGDIETYLDARSNAIEVFSLTDNYRSSKKLMDVINKLYKNGLKQSKLNYRKLTSRINENINSEFKFKNVFEIVEFSKKETDVDDIVTNYIVNFILNNKEIDINKIAILTLNNSQCLDLKNKLNQFNLPCKIQNKQNIFDTEASSLLFLFIDCLLNPRLFKNITLLAASKFIEIELEELLDDGISNNLEILINKCITWSQELREKGFLNIVNELLINYKSSSIIQDSDLNSNLFQLAEIVEIELINNDFNINKVFNWYKNQLDHSLRICTGEDFLTKDYNLQNGINLCTIHSSKGLEFDMVLCPYLSIISNNSNKIKGPIWKSNIDRNIYINISNNYSKVEKFKLIEEEDLFKESERLIYVALTRSKYKLIVFNDLEDTNNILNNDLFNNLENINIYKSTFENMIEKEKIKEFLPKFQTNRLNNNLWKIDNVNKKISKEFNSDKFISYSSYSSWIRKDKNIDEVINQYKDYEDNISIIKDSNFNKSKNFPNYFSYPNPLSEFPRGTIAGTCLHKIIERFEFRNDNNQELIDLIIEELIFHQIDSSLAFKVKDAILRIINISLGSELQNTKLVDISNQYLLKEVKYDLTLSYEGRNINSHDISKCFLLDPEYEFGEEYSNKINDLQIMNKGFHSGCIDCVFPVGNTLEDSKWWVIDWKSNLISGSDNNDCLPINYNYENMRDEMIKHHYPLQSHLYLLALHRLLKWRLKNYQPHQHLGGYIYLFLKGLPDFELFEKSNSKDISPGVFISNAPLKRINYLDNLF